In Acipenser ruthenus chromosome 1, fAciRut3.2 maternal haplotype, whole genome shotgun sequence, the genomic stretch ttggctAACATCGCTTAATCAAGTTCCACATGTTTCCTAATGACCATAAACAAAGAGCTTAAACACCTGTTGGCTACCTGATGCACTTCCTTTGTAGGCAGTATGGCCAAAGATATCTATATAGGATATATTTGGTTTGGCTACATCGAGTATGAGGCACAAAACCTGACCAGATAGCCACGCTCAGCTGCTTTGGCAAGCCATGGAAACACTCTGCTTTGTTGCCATGGGCAGCCGTAGCTGGGAGCGCGGCTGACATTCCAAGGTTACCAGGTGCAATAAGTTAATATACCAATTTCCTTTCCTGTGCAGGGTTCCGTTTTATTATGAACTCAAAATTGCCTTTGTCGTGTGGCTGCTGTCCCCCTACACAAAGGGATCCAGTGTTCTCTATAGGAAGTTTGTACATCCAACGCTGACCTCGAAAGAAAAGGTAAGAGGTTTATTATAAACTGTTTTAGTAGAAGGGGCTAAGAATTCTTGCAAATGAATTGGCATGGATTGATCCTGACACATCCAATGTATTTTTCTGTAGTAATATATTCGTTAAATGCCAACCACCCTTCTTCTTGGCAGTTATATGGTAGTACAAGTGGGGGGCAGACAAATGTTCCCCAGCTTACAAACTCCCTATACCATAAATACCTATCAAATCCCATCAAACCCTATGAAAGAGAATGCAGTGGAGCAGGTTTAAATCCGTCGGATCAGAGTGGGGGGCTGTTATAATGAAGCAATAGAACCTGATGAGACCTGATGTGTTTCTCTTTTCAATATTTCTCTTTCCTTAGGGTTTGTACTTAATCGCTGTAAATTAGAAAGCAGATCTAATGGGATAGTGACAACAGGCAAATCAAAAGTTCCCAGTCAATGTGTGTTCGAGTTCCCAACCATTGCAGGTCACAAGGaagctggcaaaaaaaaaaaaaaaaaagactattcatGGAAAGTAATGACACGGCAATATTATTTTCTGTTGCCTCTCAGGAAATAGATGAATATCTCTGCCAAGCAAAAGACAAGAGCTACGATGCCCTGGTGCACTTTGGGAGAAAAGGCTTGAATGTGGCGGCTACAGCTGCAGTAACAGCTGCTGCGAAGGTAAGAGTCACACACTCCGCACTCAGGAGCTGTATCAGCATGAGATACAAATCAGTGATGCGCAATGCAACAGGTGGGAGGCCATTCACAAGCTGGCTCCCAATCGAATGTGATTTATGCTGAGACTCGTTCTGGCAAAAGCCAATTATGCACCTAAGCTGAGAATCTGATGTTTTTAAAgaagccccccccaccccccatggaGCGTGGTTGGACACTGTGTTTTGTGCTATAGCAGTATGGAGCTTGGTTGGACACTGTGTTTTGTGCTATAGCAGTATGGAGCTTGGTTGGACACTGTGTTTTGTGCTATAGCAGTATGGAGCTTGGTTGGACACTGTGTTTTGTGCTGTAGCAGTATGGAGCTTGGTTGGACACTGTGTTTTGTGCTGTAGCAGTATGGAGCGTGGTTGGACACTGTGTTTTGTGCTATAGCAGTATGGAGCGTGGTTGGACACTGTGTTTTGTGCTATAGCAGTATGGAGCTTGGTTGGACACTGTGTTTTGTGCTGTAGCAGTATGGAGCTTGGTTGGACACTGTGTTTTGTGCTATAGCAGTATGGAGCGTGGTTGGACACTGTGTTTTGTGCTATAGCAGTATGGAGCGTGGTTGGACACTGTGTTTTGTGCTATAGCAGTATGGAGCGTGGTTGGACACTGTGTTTTGTGCTATAGCAGTATGGAGCTTGGTTGGACACTGTGTTTTGTGCTATAGCAGTATGGAGCTTGGTTGGACACTGTGTTTTGTGCTATAGCAGTATGGAGCGTGGTTGGACACTGTGTTTTGTGCTATAGCAGTATGGAGCGTGGTTGGACACTGTGTTTTGTGCTATAGCAGTATGGAGCTTGGTTGGACACTGTGTTTTGTGCTATAGCAGTATGGAGCGTGGTTGGACACTGTGTTTTGTGCTATAGCAGTGTGGAGCTTGGTTGGACACTGTGTTTTGTGCTATAGCAGTATGGAGCGTGGTTGGACACTGTGTTTTGTGCTATAGCAGTATGGAGCTTGGTTGGACACTGTGTTTTGTGCTATAGCAGTATGGAGCTTGGTTGGACACTGTGTTTTGTGCTATAGCAGTATGGAGCTTGGTTGGACACTGTGTTTTGTGCTATAGCAGTATGGAGCTTGGTTGGACAATGTGATTTGTGATATAGCAGTATGAGTCTTGGGATACTGTGTTTTCTGCCATAGCAGTATGGAGTTTGGACACTGTTGTTTTCAGTGTCAGAGTTTCTGACAACTGGAGGCAGGGAATTCCAGAAGGAGGGAGCACACGTAGAAAAACTCCGACCTCCCAGAGTGACACACCTGAATAAGGGAATGGTCAGCAACGTAAAACTTGTTTAGTGTAGTTCATGTCTAGGGATATAGGGATGCAGCAATTCAGATAAATATGTAGGCCCTATTCCCCGAACAGCCTTATATGTGGtcttaaatgtaatacaaaactTGATGGGCACCCAGTGCAAATTTTCCAAAACAGGTGTAATATGCTCAGTCCTTTTTGTGCTAGTCAGTATTTGTGCAGCTGCATTTTGGACTAGTTGTAACCGATTCACCAGGTTACAGTTTTAATTGTAATGGACAAGAGCTGATCTCCAGCGGTGCTTTGTAAGTGTGAAATGAGGACAGATTAGAGACTTTTCAACACACTGTGCCAGGAACAATGCACATACTGACACTGTGCAAGTGTCTCCTTTATGTGACATAGCTAGcacttctgtttttcggtttttattaatttcatttttcggtgcttattttgagctattttcgagttttttATAAACTTTAGgaaattattgttttcgtttactttccaaaatgcttgggtttttttttctgtcacaatatgtatagtagctTGACAGTACTTGCCCAACTAagctgtaccttctttcctttgctgtcttccacaacagaatccttatggtcacaggctcATTCTTCGGGGGTTtctgtgtgtctaggcatttttttacatttcaccacaatttgaatttctgttttatattctCCCTATCTAATGTAATCTAGCTTTAAACCCGCGAACAAGCCTTCTACTGTATTtgcaatcttgttttaaatctctccaatagaaatgtagatgtgctgccactcagtaattggggcgggtttaaagtattcagaacgaatcaatgatagacacaagtcaggaaagagggacattgcccagtTGCACTGGAAAAGGGATGAAGTCAGCGTGAATTGAGCAATCATTTCCAGTGTTTTGGCTacacaccgatttcattttttttgtattgtgggtGTTTTATGGTTTTTTATCgcaaatcagaagccctagatataaCCAGTTTCGAAATATCAGGTTGTGTTGTGTATCCATATCTGATTTCATAATTacgagctctctctctctctctctctctctctctctctctctctctctctctctctctctctctctctctctctctctctatccttaGAGACGCTTGTGATGAAACTAGGTTAGGATGTTTATTTTAGCACTGGATATTGAGAGTATCACATATTTACTTGTACATACAGTGGATACATGCAGTgctgatctactttttcatgtacttatagctctaattttgtatttacagtcatGACAGGCAGGGAATACCAACATACTTGCTTCATATATAGCATAATTCAATTTCAAtagtttttaaaaagatttttatGGATAATTCAGAGTTAAGATCCACCAGTACATTGACACACTGCCTGGATGCTGATGCTATCCTTACAAGAATTGAATTGCTGGATGCATCTGCGAATTTGGCAATCATAGTTTCAATATTCATCAGCAGCAGCCTGAAAGATTGTGTTTCTGAGAGGTCATTAGCATCAGCATACAGTCATCAGTCACAGACTGCCAATAAACTGCATCTCATGCTATATATCCCGTCTCACAAAGGGCTCATCATCGTCAGCAATGCACAACCAACGTGTTCCCTGAAACATTCACTGCAGCCTAAAGAAAAGGATTTACAAATCAATGAGCTTGTCCTTTACTGCTGGTATTCAAGTGTTGATTTTAAATAAGCCCTATTATCATACTTTGCTatgctgaaaaaaatatatgtatatcttTGCAATATGCCCTTATGCTGTTTAATGACCTGATTTAGTTTTAGTATGcttgatttaataaatacactatGTGGCAGGACGGCTGTGTGGTGACGTATCTAGACCAGGAAGCTTCAAATGGGCTCTGTTATACTTTAGAAAtactgtctgagctgaaggaaatatgcaagacagaatgggcccagatttcactagcaaaaacaaaaggaggACACATGAAATACTGAAGTGGGGTGCTAATACTTTTGTCATCAACAAATACTTGAAATTACttcagtgcttttattttttttttataaagctttgTTAAATGAgtagaaattgtgtatttagctttttgctttattaaaaagtggttaaagtttactaaatacTTATTCTGtgaccttgaattatggtataataagcatagggtgcAATaattttgtctgcgactgtagcTACCTCATTTATTAGCAACAGTCCTGTATCTATATTattttatcagaaaaaaaacaataatactgACTACCAGTAATAAAGCTACTTCTTAAAAACAGAGCTAACCTGTATAGAGAGTGTTTGTTTAGAGACTACTAATAACCAGTGATTGATAGCAGTATTGCACTGTGTCCTTAGGAGCTACATGAATAATAGCGTGCAGCACATGGAACAGTAGATGAAATCATGGAGGTAGTGGAGCTGAGGGTCAGGGAATACATAGGATTTTGAGTTGGACTATCCCTGGGTTTGTGTCCAGGCATGTTCAACACAAGCCTGTCTGTTGCCATAATAACGGATTCTTCTTCACAGGTATCTCAACTTCTTGAAATAATCAAGTATGGGGACTTTAAAGAAGGGAAGGTAACCAGTTGTGTGAATCACTAACTCCACACTAATGGCTTCGTACATTTTTCTGATCCATCTGCAAGGCATCACAGTGCAGCCCTGATAGCGTTTCATTGTTGGCACAGGACCTGTGTGTCGTTccattttctgtatttaaaagcCAATGCCAGGGATCGGGTTTCACTTACCAGGGTTTGACTGCAGCATAACCTGCACGCCAGACCATCAGGTGCTTATTGTTTCAGTGTTTCAAAGGGCCCACACAGTCTTAGTTTTAATAGTTAACCATATTCTTCGGTCCTTTTAGATTGAACAGAATTAGTATCCCAGTTGCAAGCAAGGTGTTGCATCAAcaatttttaaatgatttatcaaCACAGactgtttataaataaataagcactACACTAGACATCAGCCTGATCTGAAGTGCATTGCATATGCAGATTAGCACAGACAAGCTACCCATCCACCTGTACTTCAGTACTGTAGGCTCCACAGATCAAAGTGACTTTCACAGAAATTGGATTGTTGTACCAGGGGAGGTAAATTACAGTATAAGGTTTGGGAAACTCTGGAAAACTCTCTGGGAAAATGACTGGCATTTAAGTGTATAAAGTAGTGTAAGAAGGCCTTTCTGTAATTAAAAACGACACGTGAGAGCCTTGTCTTACGGAAGCCAACGAAACAAATAGTAGGCAAGATTTTGGGACACTGAATTTTTTGCAAGTTCGAAGTAAATTCCAATGGATTGAATCTGGGGAATGCCCTGAGAAGATTTTATTGAATATCTTCAGTCGCCACAAATAATTATTGCTTTGCACAAGGTGTAGCCACACATTATTAATGCCACACCTTATTTGTTAcctatattaaaacatatttccggctggtttcacagaccctgattaacccAAATCTTGGAcaaccttacctaaggtaacattaggtagaccaagattagtgctaattcgAGTCTGCGGAACCAGCAGTTAGTGTTATATGCAGCGTTGATTTATTTATGAGAAGTCTTGTGTGGAACGTGCACGTGTACACTGCTTATGTGTCCTGTTGTTCCAGCTCTTCCACTTGTGGCTGCAATGTTTAAAACCACTCAGGCCCTTGAAAGGCAGGATACAGGCAATGTAATGAGTATGGGGGTCAGTGTTATCAGTACGGGGAATTGTCTGTGTGGCTGTAAGCTGTGGCAGTGGTTCACATCCCTACAGTGTGCTGGCGTGTTGACACATCCTGCATCGTAGTGTTGTGCTTGAACTCCAGCTCTGCCTTTAAGTGAAGCGATTTTAGTCATGCATGGCAGAAGGGTCTGTGTTAGTGATTAACTATTCAAAACGAGTTCAGCTGCCTCAGAGCATCAattgtttgttcattttatttatttatttattgtttagttaattcattcattcattaaggTATTTATGTTTCTTTAACCAATAAAGTATTTGTTTGGTATGTGATTTACAGAGCTTCCTTTAATTCATTTGGATATTGTTTTTAACCCTATGTACCACAGTTGACTTTGTGATGTAGCGCCAgttcttatttgttttaattatgggGACGCCATTGAGACTGATGTCCCTGATAGAAGAGGGTACAGAGGAGCAGTCCCCACACGTGTCTTAAGCATCTGTGGCTGCCAAATGGGATtctatgtaattaaatatttcttATCTGCCATGCACTTCCATTCTGTTGCTGTTTCACTTCCTTTGTCATTTCATCTCAGTGGTGTGTTTGGAATCAAAGCATGTCACTACCAGCATAGCTTGTTGTAATGATCACTGTTTAGGGCATACACCTTTAATAAATGTCACTTATTGAGCCCTGCCCCTTTAGATTCTGGACTGGCTGGCACAGTTCTGCTCAGGCTAAGAGAGCTAGAGGTTAATGAAGCAGCAACATTGTATGAAACCGGAAATATGCTGGACTGTGTGTAGTTCAGAAGCAGTAAATTAAtgttacatgaagggtgataacCTGTGATCCGGTGTGTGAAGCCTGAAGGTTCATTCTGGCGATCGCCATACAGTCAGGCCTACCCTTGTAGCTCCACTCACAGAAAAGATAGGAAGAAGCTGGATGGTTAATGACAAGGggttggggacaatttcacttgCAAGAATAGCAAACATTAACAATAGTATAGTACCAGACAAaaaattgaaatttaaaaataCTTGTTTGTCAAACCATatgtgtgtctttcaaaactgcagctgTATAGTGAATGAGCGTTAACAAcagatacaattttttttaaagaatttctgaacccatttaaaacagtttttttttcttttgcataatTCAGATGTTAAATTCAGATGATCATAAAAAATGAAGATTACGTAGATAATCATTGAGCTTGATAACCCAAGAGGCTCACGTAAGctgatgtaaaataaatatatactgagTATATCACTGTAAGGGGCCTGGCAAATACCATGCTGTTTAGATTGTGTAATGGAGAGTTTTGCAACTTGTACGGAAGCAGGAGAATGGCCtgcaatgtataataataataataataggcagtaTGGGTTGAACTGTGCTTGAGGAGTGTCCCATCTCTTTGCTTTCAAGTAAAGAGATGCATTGTTTATGCATGTCAAATCGCATGTTGATTCCAGCAGTTTTAATTCACATGACAGAAGATTACATCTTGAAGCTGCCTAAATGGGCTCTGTGCTGTCAAGTGAAACAGATGCCCTCTTTGCATTATGGATGTAAAAGAGAGCTCTCACACTGTGCCATTGCATGGACTGTATCGAGGCGAAATCAACCTTCCCCACTAACAGAACCAATGCAATATGGAATGTGCATTTTCAAAGACATGCCCTGTACAAATTCAAATAGACAACACAGGAACAAGCTACAGTTAAAATCCTTGCAGGTGGCAAAAGAACATCATGAATAGGATAGTCTATTGCCGCTGTTAATAAACTGCATGTATTGTGAAGTGAACTGACCTTCTTAAGAACCAGATAGCAATACAGACCTTCCAATCCATCACTGAATCCGCCCACAGCCAGTACAGAACGTGTCTCACCAACCATGTTAAAGCTGTCATCTACTGTAGTAGCCTCAGCAATGGGACGGCACAGAATACAGAGTCTTCTTGTTGGGGGAGGTACTGTTTTTGGCTACTATGAAGATGGAGAACTGAAGAGATGCAGTTAAACTGTGTGTTCAGTAAAAGCCTAGGTGCATACAATTACTTCAAATTATATGGGTTCAAAGGTAGACTGACTGTTCTGCCAAACTGAACATTAAGATTTGGACCAGGTCCATCTTATGGGTACGGCTCAGCTACAATGATACAGCTCCATGTAAAAAAGGgtctgttcatgattatttcaagtttattaagggaaatgttatgaactcatgaaaagtatgtcatgaactcatgtgacttttgaattcaataagacagtcatttgaaatcagtaggaaatcatgtgttagttacattggaattacagacacttattttaaagtgttacaggaAAAAGCTAGCAGTTCTTTACAGTATGTAATTACATATGAACTATTATTGAACTGCACTGAAGGGATCATGAGTTCATGATAAAGTCTACACTTATTTTATTGGACAGTGTAATTTATAAGATATGCATAATGAATTTACAAAgcattagaaatactaaaagaaactaaaggtaaagaaatgtatacaaaaaatatataaaataaactgcctGTGTTccatttttctgtttaaaaaaatgcatttaccgtttttgacttaaaaaaaaatatggtacAATGGAGCTGACCTGCCTATTGGAGCCTTGAAATAATCCTAATTAGTTTACATAATGTACTGTAGTTCAGTATACCGAAATTTAACCTTTTACGCCCCTCTTGTCCCgccggcggaacacggaactgcacgtaaatattatatttcataactcatttttaatattattacaaaagcaaaagagaaaaaagctgactcgatgtcaaaatcgttgttttcctaccgtcaaacagcgaaggaatttttcgaatccgtcatttcaccgctgagatatcccattcgcaatgtgtctagtacccccatgcattcaaaacaaaagcaatcgactagcttgcgttttgctgctgtggtcttacaaccttcatgacgatgaaatctccctgatcacgttgtaggggaggtcacaagcgttccattcatgcctttactgtgtttgtaacccaatacatcacagagtaattgatgtgcaaacaaacacgcccacctcttgaatgagataagggaaaaaaaaaaaaaaaaaacctttcaaaggcaaatgcttgtggcaatggctagcctgtgaggtgccagaagataacatcccttttagaacttagtatatcaattgacataaagatttacacaatgtttatttttggagaggtttggggacccttgggcttagctttgtaaaaactcctgtagaatttgatccctttgttcaaacagttccaaatttttacccagtatattagacatgttggtgaagcactggaaaaaaaatctggctcttttcatatgctacaagttgaaaaaatgactatagaacataaaaaaatgaaaagcgtttgttgtttttttatgtattttttctggatatctccttccagtgtggtactgagtaagacttttatcacacctgaggttttagtcttgatgcccaaagggttaccttgaattcaagccctgaaccatgcctgtgctgtctatactttggaagatattgtgatttatttaagggcacagcctcccaggcggaaattgtctgtgaggggctgttAAAGCAGGTCATTTCAATACAAAAACCCTCATTACATGTTGCTAAAGTGTTAAATTACTTTCCTCTCTTACCCTGTGAAGTGTCATTTTGTTGGTATGTAAACCGCCTGTGTGATGCAAGTTCTCCCTAGAACAGCTGTCCTAGTGGCTGAAATGAATGCACAGCTGTAGAAGACAAGGATGTTATTTCTTATTGCTGGAATGACTTGAGGGCTGCTGTGCTTCAAAGACCTGTGGAACGTGCTGACATTTTTGTTGTTCTGTGTGTCAGGGGCAGGGGGCGCTGTCAGAGAGGCTGAGGAGCTTCAGCATGCAGGACCTGTCAACGATTCAGAGAGATGAGGCCGGACCGGTCCCCGGGCCAGTACCGTCAAAGACACCCACCGCACAACCCAGGTCAAGAATCATTGCTAGGAGCAAATCAGAATCCGCCTCAGGTATGTTACTGCTGTTGGAGGTAGTATTCATATTCACATCATAGTGTAGAGTGTGTGTGAGCAAAACTGATGCCATTATGACTTCTTGTACAGGATCAGTTCAAATAAGGATGAGGACTACAAGTTTTCACTCACTGAGTGCAGATTAAATTAACAAATGTGGAAACTAATCTCCAGGTTTCTGTCCTGCAGCTTGGAACACAGTAAGCGATGGTGACTACAATCCCATTACAACAGTTTCTTAAAATGTGAATCTGTCAAGTAGCTGGCATCTGGCAGAGTTTATTTAAAGATGTTTACAGCAGTGGTTCCAGCTTGAAGTTGTTCACTCCTGAGTACTTGGGTCTTTTCCAGATGCACCCGTATGATTTTGCACCAGGACATATATGGTATTGGTGTCAACAGTGAATGTTCAGTGTCTACAagcaaaaaatatacatattaataTTACACCATGCAAATCATTTATCTGAGGGCCTACGGCAGGCTTCTGTTTCAGCAATATAAAACTAGCAAACTTGCTGAATTATATTGATTTATGGACTAGAGATCCAAACACAGCTGAGCACTGGTATATTCATCTGAACTGAATAAAAATTAGAAAGGCTATATGTTtgaattgtagtttttttttttttttaaacttatctAATAAGTAACTCATATTTGTATGCATATTGTGGCTAATAATCACTTCCCCTTAAAGACGCAATTACATTTTTGACTGGCGATTTAAGGCAGGGTTTCCCAAACTAGGTGTTCCCAAGTGGGCTGCATGAACAATgacattctatttattttttatatatatatataataatgaaaagcaacaataaatacaattggacatttcaaattgggaggaaAAAAACTGGGTAAAAATTAATTGCCAACtattaaatttataaaaaaaaaaaattaaaaaaaaggaagaaaggcAGCAGTCATGCAGTTACCTGGCAGGGCTTCTGGCAGGAAGTCACAGGCAATAATTTATCTAAATTAATTACTGCTGTCCAAATAGTGTAACAGTTATTTTTAAGACGCTAGATATCCCGATACAAAAACGTCCCCCACAGTTTTTTGTTTAGCTCAAGATA encodes the following:
- the LOC117421184 gene encoding receptor expression-enhancing protein 1-like isoform X2 — translated: MVSWIISRLVVLIFGTLYPAYSSYKAVKSKDVKDYVKWMMYWIIFALFTTAETITDIFLCWVPFYYELKIAFVVWLLSPYTKGSSVLYRKFVHPTLTSKEKEIDEYLCQAKDKSYDALVHFGRKGLNVAATAAVTAAAKGQGALSERLRSFSMQDLSTIQRDEAGPVPGPVPSKTPTAQPRSRIIARSKSESASGDDVDITEYEVLSKEQCDAKEPLLQSHKADYDDAIAIKPEPRLLKRRAPEPPPRVLKPRSRSKSTSSSNSENM